Within Bacteroidales bacterium, the genomic segment GTTTATTTACTTGGTACAACCTATGGTGCTTCTACCGATGTAAACGGATTTTACAATATAACCCGTGTTCCTCCCGGCAAATACACCCTTACAGTTACTTATCTTGGATTTGACTCACTTAAAGAAGTTATTACAATTAAACCGAATGAAATTGTAAACAGAAAAATTTATTTAAGCAAATCTGCAATAAACCTAAAGGAAATAAACGTATCGGCAAAAAAAGAAGAAGCAAAAACACAGGTGCAGGTTTCCGTTACAAAAATTACACCAAGAGAAATAAAACAAATACCCACAGTAGGCGGACAACCTGATGTTGCCCAATACCTGCAGGTATTGCCGGGTGTAATTTTCACAGGCGACCAGGGCGGACAACTTTATATCAGAGGGGGCTCTCCTATTCAAAACAAAGTGTTACTCGACGGAATGGTTATTTATAATCCCTTTCATTCTATCGGTTTATTTTCGGTTTTTGATATGGATATCATTAGAAATATGGACGTTTATACAGGTGGATTTGGTGCCGAATACGGCGGCAGAATATCTTCGATAATGGATATAACAACAAGAGACGGAAATAAAAAAAGAGTAAGCGGTAATGTATCTGCGAGTCCTTTTCTTTCAAAAGTTTTAATTGAAGGACCTCTGGAAAAACAAAAAGAAAAAGGCGGCTCGTCTTCTTTTATTTTTTCGGCAAAATCTTCTTATCTCGAACAAAGTTCAAAGATTTTTTATCCTTATGTTGACTCCAGCGTATCCTCAAACGGACTTCCTTTCAATTTTACGGATTTATACGGAAAAATTTCCTTGAATTCTGATAACGGCAGCAAAATAAATTTTTTCGGATTTAATTTTAATGATATTGTAAACTATACTTCTATTTCAAAATTCCATTGGACTTCGAACGGAGCAGGCACCAATTTTATTTTAATACCCGGTGCTGCATCTGTTTTGATTAAAGGAAACATAGCTTATTCAAAATATAAAATATCTCTTACTGAAGAAAACAATGCTCCTAAAACAAGCGAAATAAGCGGTTTTAATGCAGGATTGAATTTCGTTTACTTTTTCGGTAAAAATGAATTAAACTATGGCATCGAACTTTTGGGATTTAAAACAGATTTTAATTTTGAGAACGCAATAAAAAGAACAATACAACAACTCGATTATACTACTGAAATTGCAGCCTTTTTTAAATACAAAATAACTGCAGGAAAATTCCTTATCGAGCCGAGTTTTCGTGCTCACTATTATGCTTCATTGTCGGAGTTTTCTCCTGAACCACGACTCGGATTGAAATATAATTTGTCTGATAAAGTGCGTCTAAAAGCTTCAGGCGGCTTATACTCCCAGAATTTATTAAGTGCCACATCAAATGCCGATGTAGTGAATTTGTTTTACGGATTCCTTTCGGGACCCGATAATTTACCCGACTCTTTTAATGGAAAGCTCGTTAAATCGCGTCTTCAAAAAGCTTATCATGTAATAGGAGGTTTTGAGTATTCATTAACAAAAAATATTGACATTAATATAGAAGGATACTATAAAAAATTCATGCAACTCACAAATATCAACAGGAATAAATTATACGACGATAACGGAGATAATTATAAAATCCCGGATTACCTGAAAAAAGATTTTATTGTTGAAAATGGCTATGCCGATGGTATTGACTGGACATTGAAATACGACACAAAAAAAATATATTTATGGGCTGTTTATTCATTAAGCTGGGTTCGTATGTTTGATGGTATTATGGAGTATTATCCTGTTTTTGACAGAAGACATAATATAAATTTACTCGGTGTGTACAAGTTCGGACATAAGCTCGACTGGGAATTCAATGTAAGATGGAACTTCGGCTCTGGTTTTCCTTTTACAAAAACTCAGGGATTTTACGAACTCATACCCTTTTCCGATGGTATTATGACCGATTATACAAAATCAAACGGCAACCTTAAAACTTTATACGATACAATAAATACAGGACGTCTCCCCTATTATCACCGCTTGGATATAACTTTAAAAAAAGAATTTATGTTCAGCGAAACTTCAAAGCTTGAAATAGATTTAAGCGTTACCAATGTTTACAACAGAAAAAATGTATTTTACGTAAACAGGATTACCGGAAAAACGTTTTATCAACTTCCGATAATTCCAAGTATAAGCATTAATTTTATTTTCTAAAAAAAATTACTTTGCTTCAATAACATTTTTTATAGAATTATTATTTTTCTGTTTTATTAAATAAAAAAATGATAGAAAATAAAGAATCGGTAGTTATTACAGGATATGGCTCCATCTCACCTCTTGGTTTTGAAAAAGAAAAAATATGGAAAAATTATCTGAGCGAAAAATCATTTATCAAAAATATTTTATTTAATGAAAAACTTTATCCTGTTGGTGCTTTAAGTAAAGATGCAGAAAATAAAATACAAAGTTTTATCGAAAGAAATATAAAACTCAAAAAATTAGACAGAACAGCATTGCTTGCTATAATAGCCGCAAATGAAGCTTTTACAGATGCTGAATGGAATAACAAAAAAGCTCTTTTAACCGGAGTAACAATAGGTTCTTCACGCGGAGCAACAAAAACATGGGAAGAATACCACGAAAAATTTTTGCAAACCGGTAAAACCCATTTATTAACATCTCCATTAACAACACTCGGAAACATTTCAAGTTCTGTTGCCGATTATCTGAGCATT encodes:
- a CDS encoding TonB-dependent receptor, giving the protein MKFIIKLFLSILFLFTGTLFLYSQNNCVIRGFVYEKETGEPIIFTNVYLLGTTYGASTDVNGFYNITRVPPGKYTLTVTYLGFDSLKEVITIKPNEIVNRKIYLSKSAINLKEINVSAKKEEAKTQVQVSVTKITPREIKQIPTVGGQPDVAQYLQVLPGVIFTGDQGGQLYIRGGSPIQNKVLLDGMVIYNPFHSIGLFSVFDMDIIRNMDVYTGGFGAEYGGRISSIMDITTRDGNKKRVSGNVSASPFLSKVLIEGPLEKQKEKGGSSSFIFSAKSSYLEQSSKIFYPYVDSSVSSNGLPFNFTDLYGKISLNSDNGSKINFFGFNFNDIVNYTSISKFHWTSNGAGTNFILIPGAASVLIKGNIAYSKYKISLTEENNAPKTSEISGFNAGLNFVYFFGKNELNYGIELLGFKTDFNFENAIKRTIQQLDYTTEIAAFFKYKITAGKFLIEPSFRAHYYASLSEFSPEPRLGLKYNLSDKVRLKASGGLYSQNLLSATSNADVVNLFYGFLSGPDNLPDSFNGKLVKSRLQKAYHVIGGFEYSLTKNIDINIEGYYKKFMQLTNINRNKLYDDNGDNYKIPDYLKKDFIVENGYADGIDWTLKYDTKKIYLWAVYSLSWVRMFDGIMEYYPVFDRRHNINLLGVYKFGHKLDWEFNVRWNFGSGFPFTKTQGFYELIPFSDGIMTDYTKSNGNLKTLYDTINTGRLPYYHRLDITLKKEFMFSETSKLEIDLSVTNVYNRKNVFYVNRITGKTFYQLPIIPSISINFIF